The following coding sequences are from one uncultured Cohaesibacter sp. window:
- a CDS encoding L-fuculose-phosphate aldolase, with protein sequence MDMSKNDLCEKIISSCRNMNASGLNQGTSGNISVRLDDGMLITPSGIAYDQMEAEDLVFVNGNGEYDAGKVPSSEWRFHLACYHAREDAKAVVHNHAMYSTIVSILNKPIPAIHYMIAAAGGNEIPIVDYATYGTQKLSELVIAGIKNSKAILLRHHGMIATGESLDKAMWLAVEVEALAQMYVNLLQITGSPECLPDEEIKVVLGKFVNYGLREK encoded by the coding sequence ATGGACATGAGCAAAAATGATCTATGCGAAAAAATCATCTCATCCTGCAGGAACATGAATGCCTCTGGTCTCAATCAGGGAACATCAGGCAATATTTCCGTCCGGCTGGATGACGGAATGCTGATTACTCCATCGGGAATTGCATATGATCAAATGGAAGCCGAGGATCTGGTTTTTGTGAATGGCAATGGCGAATATGACGCAGGCAAAGTCCCTTCCAGCGAATGGCGCTTCCATCTCGCCTGCTATCATGCCCGCGAAGACGCCAAAGCAGTTGTTCATAATCATGCCATGTATTCCACCATCGTTTCCATTCTGAACAAGCCGATTCCTGCCATTCATTACATGATTGCGGCTGCAGGCGGAAATGAAATTCCCATCGTCGACTATGCTACTTATGGCACACAGAAATTGTCTGAGCTGGTGATTGCCGGCATCAAGAACAGCAAGGCTATTTTGCTGCGCCATCACGGCATGATCGCGACGGGTGAAAGCCTGGATAAAGCCATGTGGCTGGCTGTGGAAGTGGAAGCCCTGGCGCAAATGTATGTCAATCTTCTTCAGATCACAGGATCGCCAGAATGCCTGCCCGATGAAGAAATCAAGGTCGTTTTGGGGAAATTCGTCAATTACGGCCTGCGGGAAAAATAA